A stretch of the Mustela nigripes isolate SB6536 chromosome X, MUSNIG.SB6536, whole genome shotgun sequence genome encodes the following:
- the ZCCHC12 gene encoding zinc finger CCHC domain-containing protein 12, with product MASIIARMANSRRQNAPLPPWAHSMLRSLGRSLGPLMATVAERNLKVFSGRVGPGEGEESFENWLIQVNGALPDWNMPEEEKLQRLLKTLRGPAREVMLLLQAANPNLSVADFLRAMKLVFGESESSVSAHGRFFNTLQAQGEKASLYVIRLEVQLQKAIQAGIIAQKDANQTRLQQLLLGAELNGDLRYRLKHLLRVYANEQERLPSFLELIKMVREEEDWDDTFIRQKRPRRSEPMVERATSPMAFQGSPPIVVDSDDCNVIEIDDDTLDDSDEDVILVESQDPLPSCSTSPLPRRGAGLQEQVLVIDSPGSSPAQSPSTSGGSGYKNGGSGNLRRARKRKHALRCSSCGLEGHSKETCDNEDSRAQVFENLIITLQELTHTEEEGLRAAPAEPDDPSEEQ from the coding sequence ATGGCCAGCATCATTGCGCGCATGGCTAACAGCCGGCGGCAGAACGCGCCGTTGCCGCCCTGGGCCCATTCTATGCTGAGGTCCCTGGGGAGAAGTCTTGGTCCTTTAATGGCCACCGTGGCCGAGAGAAACCTGAAGGTGTTCTCTGGGAGGGtagggccaggggagggggaagagagctTTGAAAACTGGCTGATCCAAGTTAATGGGGCCCTGCCTGATTGGAATATGCCTGAGGAGGAAAAGCTCCAGCGCTTGCTGAAAACCCTTCGAGGCCCCGCCCGGGAGGTCATGCTTTTGCTCCAGGCCGCCAACCCCAATCTAAGCGTGGCAGATTTCTTGCGCGCGATGAAATTGGTGTTTGGAGAATCTGAGAGCAGTGTGTCCGCTCACGGTAGATTTTTTAACACCCTGCAGGCACAGGGGGAGAAAGCCTCCCTTTACGTGATCCGTTTAGAGGTTCAGCTTCAGAAGGCTATTCAGGCGGGGATCATAGCTCAGAAAGATGCCAACCAGACTCGCCTGCAGCAGCTCCTTTTAGGGGCTGAGCTGAATGGGGACCTGCGCTATAGGCTGAAACACCTTCTTAGGGTGTATGCAAATGAGCAGGAGCGGCTCCCCAGTTTCCTGGAGTTAATCAAGATGGTCAGGGAGGAAGAGGATTGGGATGACACTTTCATTAGGCAGAAACGGCCCAGAAGGTCTGAGCCCATGGTGGAGAGGGCCACTAGCCCCATGGCCTTTCAGGGCTCCCCTCCCATAGTGGTGGACAGCGACGACTGTAACGTGATAGAGATAGACGATGACACCCTCGATGACTCCGATGAGGATGTCATCCTGGTGGAGTCTCAGGACCCTCTGCCGTCCTGCTCGACTTCTCCTCTCCCCAGACGCGGGGCTGGACTGCAAGAGCAAGTGCTAGTCATTGATTCCCCCGGCAGTTCCCCGGCTCAGTCTCCCTCCACCAGTGGGGGTTCTGGGTATAAGAATGGTGGTTCTGGGAATCTGCGTAGAGCCAGGAAGCGAAAACACGCGCTCCGCTGCTCCTCTTGTGGCTTGGAGGGCCACTCCAAGGAAACCTGCGACAATGAGGACAGCAGGGCCCAGGTGTTTGAGAATCTCATCATCACCCTGCAGGAGCTGACCCATacagaggaggaggggctgagagcGGCCCCTGCTGAGCCAGATGACCCTTCTGAGGAGCAGTGA